The following are encoded together in the Gouania willdenowi chromosome 14, fGouWil2.1, whole genome shotgun sequence genome:
- the ckma gene encoding creatine kinase, muscle a: MPFGNTHNNFKLNYKVEEEYPNLSKHNNHMAKVLTKEIYGKLRDKQTPSGYTLDDVIQTGVDNPGHPFIMTVGCVAGDEESYEVFKDLLDPIISDRHGGYKPTDKHKTDLNFENLKGGDDLDPNYVLSSRVRTGRSIKGFTLPPHNSRGERRLIEKLSVEALTSLDGEFKGKYYPLKSMTDAEQEQLINDHFLFDKPVSPLLTCAGMARDWPDARGIWHNDNKTFLVWVNEEDHLRVISMQQGGNMREVFRRFCVGLQKIEEIFKKHNHGFMWNEHLGFILTCPSNLGTGLRGGVHVKLPKLSTHAKFEEILTRLRLQKRGTGGVDTASVGGVFDISNADRLGSSEVYQVQLVVDGVKLMVEMEKKLEKGESIDSMIPSQK; this comes from the exons ATGCCTTTCGGAAACACCCACAACAACTTCAAACTCAACTACAAAGTTGAGGAGGAGTACCCCAATTTATCCAAGCACAACAACCACATGGCCAAGGTTTTGACCAAGGAAATCTATGGCAAGCTGAGGGACAAGCAGACACCCAGTGGTTACACTCTGGATGATGTTATCCAGACCGGTGTTGACAACCCAg GTCACCCCTTCATCATGACTGTTGGCTGTGTCGCTGGTGATGAGGAGTCCTATGAAGTCTTTAAGGATCTGCTCGACCCCATCATCTCCGACCGTCATGGTGGATACAAGCCAACTGACAAGCACAAGACCGACCTGAACTTCGAAAACCTGAAG GGTGGAGATGACCTGGACCCCAACTATGTTCTTTCTAGCCGTGTGCGTACTGGTCGCAGCATCAAGGGATTTACCCTGCCCCCCCACAATAGCCGTGGCGAGCGCCGGCTTATCGAGAAGCTGTCCGTTGAGG CTCTGACCAGCCTAGATGGTGAGTTCAAGGGAAAGTACTACCCCCTGAAGTCCATGACTGATGCTGAGCAGGAGCAGCTGATTAatgatcacttcctgtttgacaAGCCTGTGTCTCCTCTGCTGACCTGTGCTGGTATGGCCCGTGACTGGCCTGATGCGAGAGGCATCTG GCACAACGACAACAAAACTTTCTTGGTGTGGGTGAATGAGGAGGATCACCTGCGTGTCATTTCCATGCAGCAGGGAGGCAACATGAGGGAAGTGTTCAGACGTTTCTGCGTTGGCCTGCAGAAG ATTGAGGAGATCTTCAAGAAACACAACCACGGCTTCATGTGGAACGAGCATCTGGGCTTCATCCTGACCTGCCCCTCCAACCTGGGCACTGGTTTGCGTGGTGGTGTCCATGTTAAGCTTCCCAAGCTGAGCACACATGCCAAATTTGAGGAGATTCTCACTCGGCTGCGTCTGCAGAAGCGTGGCACAG GTGGTGTGGACACTGCCTCTGTTGGGGGGGTGTTTGACATCTCCAACGCCGACCGTCTGGGCTCCTCTGAGGTGTACCAGGTCCAGTTGGTAGTTGATGGTGTCAAGTTGATGGTGGAGATGGAGAAAAAGCTAGAGAAGGGAGAGTCCATCGACAGCATGATCCCCTCCCAGAAGTAA